The proteins below are encoded in one region of Anguilla anguilla isolate fAngAng1 chromosome 3, fAngAng1.pri, whole genome shotgun sequence:
- the LOC118224194 gene encoding SLC35A4 upstream open reading frame protein-like isoform X2, whose protein sequence is MADGKDPLRQLKDLAQLKDQLEDIQKRVEDEVQAGIPQGGSLLASPFLKGFLAGYVVAKLRSSAVLGVALGTCTGIYAAQNYQVPNIEKTVRDYFNSLRKGPN, encoded by the exons ATGGCGGACGGCAAG GACCCCCTGAGGCAGCTCAAGGATCTTGCGCAGCTCAAGGATCAGCTCGAGGACATCCAGAAGCGCGTGGAGGACGAAGTGCAGGCGGGGATCCCTCAG GGCGGCTCCTTGTTGGCCTCTCCCTTCCTGAAGGGCTTCCTGGCCGGTTACGTGGTGGCCAAACTCCGGTCCTCGGCCGTCCTGGGCGTGGCCCTGGGCACCTGCACGGGCATATACGCCGCCCAAAACTACCAGGTGCCCAACATCGAGAAGACCGTGAGAGACTACTTCAACTCCCTCAGAAAGGGGCCCAACTAa
- the LOC118222246 gene encoding amyloid-beta A4 precursor protein-binding family B member 3-like isoform X2, which produces MLGKDYMLAIIIVNYDDNIWSDQNLDPDSDLPPGWRTIRDSTGTYYWHVPTGTTQWQHPSYSSEEAHGAISGITADDLKSLGVDGRRRSRSREIESPLASVNNRRPLSWQDDYFSSNSDPDSKCFAVRSLGWVEIPEEDLVPGKSSIAVNNCIQQLSHSKCEGRDDVGAWGQGQDMVMILKKDTLSLVDPIDQSLIHCQPIANIRVWGVGCNNGRDFAFVASDKDTCMLKCHVFRCDVPAKAIAAALHQMCSKIMAERAAMHPTMTRSLTAEGISPEDLPRQVGFLDAVRQRVQKFSVQYIGNLPVPRAMGMEVLNRAIESIMNVRDRDEWEPIAIHVSDTLLSLWRGQDGEDPFWEFQVRYLTFLGIGHDTHTFAVIVDSGKQQFECHAFWCEPDAGNVSEAVQAACMVQYQKCLVAQTPPIKSKILRAGAKVKRTASMDISPFHHPRHHGNSSPKFGTSSVKKGMMAFFDTFRNKQTAVAMP; this is translated from the exons ATGCTGGGGAAGGACTACATGCTCGCCATCATCATCGTCAACTATGACG ATAATATCTGGAGCGACCAGAACCTGGACCCGGACTCCGACCTGCCCCCGGGCTGGCGCACCATCCGGGACAGCACCGGGACGTACTACTGGCACGTTCCCACGGGAACCACCCAGTGGCAACACCCCTCCTACAGCTCCGAGGAGGCCCACGGCGCCATCAGCGGCATTACCGCCGACGACCTCAAG AGCCTCGGTGTGGATGGGCGAAGGCGATCCCGGAGCAGGGAAATTGAGAGTCCGCTGGCTTCTGTAAATAACAG GAGGCCTCTGTCCTGGCAGGACGACTACTTCTCCTCCAACTCAGATCCGGACTCCAAG TGTTTTGCCGTACGCTCCCTGGGCTGGGTGGAGATTCCCGAGGAGGACCTGGTCCCGGGGAAGAGCAGCATCGCTGTCAACAACTGCATCCAGCAGCTGTCCCACAGCAAGTGCGAAGGGCGGGACGATGTGGGGGCCTGGGGGCAG GGTCAGGACATGGTGATGATTCTGAAGAAGGACACCCTCAGCCTGGTGGACCCCATCGACCAGAGCCTGATCCACTGCCAGCCAATCGCCAACATCCGTGTCTGGGGCGTGGGCTGCAACAATGGAAG AGACTTCGCCTTCGTGGCGAGCGACAAAGACACGTGCATGCTGAAGTGTCACGTGTTTCGCTGCGACGTCCCGGCCAAAGCCATCGCCGCCGCGCTGCACCAGATGTGCTCCAAG ATAATGGCGGAGAGGGCTGCCATGCACCCCACCATGACACGCTCTTTGACAGCTGAGGGCATCTCACCTGAAGACTTACCACGGCAAG TGGGTTTCCTGGATGCGGTGCGACAGAGGGTGCAGAAGTTCTCGGTGCAGTACATCGGAAACCTGCCCGTCCCTCGGGCCATGG GTATGGAGGTGCTGAACAGGGCCATCGAAAGCATCATGAATGTGCGGGACAGAGATGAGTGGGAGCCCATTGCCATCCACGTGTCGGACACCCTGCTGTCGCTGTGGAGGGGACAG GACGGGGAGGACCCTTTCTGGGAGTTTCAGGTGCGTTACCTGACCTTCCTGGGCATCGGCCACGACACGCACACCTTCGCCGTCATCGTGGACTCCGGGAAGCAGCAGTTCGAGTGCCACGCCTTCTGGTGCGAGCCGGACGCCGGGAACGTCTCTGAGGCGGTGCAGGCGGCCTGCATG gtgcagtACCAGAAGTGCTTGGTGGCCCAGACGCCGCCAATCAAGTCCAAAATACTGCGGGCCGGAGCCAAGGTGAAACGGACCGCCTCCATGGACATCTCCCCCTTTCATCACCCCCGTCACCACGGCAACTCCTCCCCCAAATTTGGAACGTCCAGCGTGAAGAAGGGCATGATGGCTTTCTTCGACACCTTCCGGAACAAACAGACGGCAGTGGCCATGCCCTAG
- the LOC118224194 gene encoding SLC35A4 upstream open reading frame protein-like isoform X1, whose protein sequence is MSADYCCGIRKDPLRQLKDLAQLKDQLEDIQKRVEDEVQAGIPQGGSLLASPFLKGFLAGYVVAKLRSSAVLGVALGTCTGIYAAQNYQVPNIEKTVRDYFNSLRKGPN, encoded by the exons ATGAGTGCGGATTACTGCTGCGGGATTCGGAAG GACCCCCTGAGGCAGCTCAAGGATCTTGCGCAGCTCAAGGATCAGCTCGAGGACATCCAGAAGCGCGTGGAGGACGAAGTGCAGGCGGGGATCCCTCAG GGCGGCTCCTTGTTGGCCTCTCCCTTCCTGAAGGGCTTCCTGGCCGGTTACGTGGTGGCCAAACTCCGGTCCTCGGCCGTCCTGGGCGTGGCCCTGGGCACCTGCACGGGCATATACGCCGCCCAAAACTACCAGGTGCCCAACATCGAGAAGACCGTGAGAGACTACTTCAACTCCCTCAGAAAGGGGCCCAACTAa
- the LOC118222246 gene encoding amyloid-beta A4 precursor protein-binding family B member 3-like isoform X1: protein MLGKDYMLAIIIVNYDDNIWSDQNLDPDSDLPPGWRTIRDSTGTYYWHVPTGTTQWQHPSYSSEEAHGAISGITADDLKSLGVDGRRRSRSREIESPLASVNNRRPLSWQDDYFSSNSDPDSKCFAVRSLGWVEIPEEDLVPGKSSIAVNNCIQQLSHSKCEGRDDVGAWGQGQDMVMILKKDTLSLVDPIDQSLIHCQPIANIRVWGVGCNNGRDRDFAFVASDKDTCMLKCHVFRCDVPAKAIAAALHQMCSKIMAERAAMHPTMTRSLTAEGISPEDLPRQVGFLDAVRQRVQKFSVQYIGNLPVPRAMGMEVLNRAIESIMNVRDRDEWEPIAIHVSDTLLSLWRGQDGEDPFWEFQVRYLTFLGIGHDTHTFAVIVDSGKQQFECHAFWCEPDAGNVSEAVQAACMVQYQKCLVAQTPPIKSKILRAGAKVKRTASMDISPFHHPRHHGNSSPKFGTSSVKKGMMAFFDTFRNKQTAVAMP, encoded by the exons ATGCTGGGGAAGGACTACATGCTCGCCATCATCATCGTCAACTATGACG ATAATATCTGGAGCGACCAGAACCTGGACCCGGACTCCGACCTGCCCCCGGGCTGGCGCACCATCCGGGACAGCACCGGGACGTACTACTGGCACGTTCCCACGGGAACCACCCAGTGGCAACACCCCTCCTACAGCTCCGAGGAGGCCCACGGCGCCATCAGCGGCATTACCGCCGACGACCTCAAG AGCCTCGGTGTGGATGGGCGAAGGCGATCCCGGAGCAGGGAAATTGAGAGTCCGCTGGCTTCTGTAAATAACAG GAGGCCTCTGTCCTGGCAGGACGACTACTTCTCCTCCAACTCAGATCCGGACTCCAAG TGTTTTGCCGTACGCTCCCTGGGCTGGGTGGAGATTCCCGAGGAGGACCTGGTCCCGGGGAAGAGCAGCATCGCTGTCAACAACTGCATCCAGCAGCTGTCCCACAGCAAGTGCGAAGGGCGGGACGATGTGGGGGCCTGGGGGCAG GGTCAGGACATGGTGATGATTCTGAAGAAGGACACCCTCAGCCTGGTGGACCCCATCGACCAGAGCCTGATCCACTGCCAGCCAATCGCCAACATCCGTGTCTGGGGCGTGGGCTGCAACAATGGAAG agacag AGACTTCGCCTTCGTGGCGAGCGACAAAGACACGTGCATGCTGAAGTGTCACGTGTTTCGCTGCGACGTCCCGGCCAAAGCCATCGCCGCCGCGCTGCACCAGATGTGCTCCAAG ATAATGGCGGAGAGGGCTGCCATGCACCCCACCATGACACGCTCTTTGACAGCTGAGGGCATCTCACCTGAAGACTTACCACGGCAAG TGGGTTTCCTGGATGCGGTGCGACAGAGGGTGCAGAAGTTCTCGGTGCAGTACATCGGAAACCTGCCCGTCCCTCGGGCCATGG GTATGGAGGTGCTGAACAGGGCCATCGAAAGCATCATGAATGTGCGGGACAGAGATGAGTGGGAGCCCATTGCCATCCACGTGTCGGACACCCTGCTGTCGCTGTGGAGGGGACAG GACGGGGAGGACCCTTTCTGGGAGTTTCAGGTGCGTTACCTGACCTTCCTGGGCATCGGCCACGACACGCACACCTTCGCCGTCATCGTGGACTCCGGGAAGCAGCAGTTCGAGTGCCACGCCTTCTGGTGCGAGCCGGACGCCGGGAACGTCTCTGAGGCGGTGCAGGCGGCCTGCATG gtgcagtACCAGAAGTGCTTGGTGGCCCAGACGCCGCCAATCAAGTCCAAAATACTGCGGGCCGGAGCCAAGGTGAAACGGACCGCCTCCATGGACATCTCCCCCTTTCATCACCCCCGTCACCACGGCAACTCCTCCCCCAAATTTGGAACGTCCAGCGTGAAGAAGGGCATGATGGCTTTCTTCGACACCTTCCGGAACAAACAGACGGCAGTGGCCATGCCCTAG